Proteins encoded within one genomic window of Trichomycterus rosablanca isolate fTriRos1 chromosome 7, fTriRos1.hap1, whole genome shotgun sequence:
- the si:dkey-16n15.6 gene encoding organic solute transporter subunit alpha, translating into MDSRVDDCSLMEGEIPLSSTFFKVIKNELWLYLVPAVLAVLLLALFLEEVGFFLRHEPSVRRRHLCLWILGMYPVFGMTSIIALYVPRSSSLCNFIASLYHSSTLLKFMGLIESFFGGKARMLEVLAGEKVSPNPFPCCCCCCLPLINITSTNLRWMMIAVLQLSVVRTLLFFITLVLWTDEQYDYGDVDSVDPNIYVNAIIGVSTFLSFYGYLLFYKATRKALHGYELRAKFICIIVVLVLCGLQNGILETTGALKVIPCAPPFSALFRSQLIYHYAVIVEMFCISLFARNIFRKVELSPEYAYELEEGLTHHKEVQTEDVLPLAVQLNSQTEDPSCSNPAYSSDSEDSLCRIEHAPLDHFPFPLQSRHLQFTRSESDSVKLSEECKSTESPTITVSAEINYVENPDVTVV; encoded by the exons ATGGATAGTAGAGTAGATGACTGCAGCCTGATGGAAGGTGAGATCCCCCTATCATCTACATTCTTCAAAG TAATTAAAAATGAGCTGTGGTTGTACCTCGTCCCGGCCGTGCTGGCTGTCCTGCTGCTGGCTCTTTTTCTGGAGGAGGTTGGCTTCTTTCTCCGTCACGAGCCTTCAGTTAGACGCAGACACCTTTGCCTATGGATCCTGGGCATGTATCCG GTTTTTGGAATGACCTCTATTATTGCATTATATGTACCCCGGTCTTCATCACTGTGCAATTTTATTGCTTCTTT ATATCATTCTAGCACTCTGCTGAAGTTTATGGGTCTTATTGAAAGCTTCTTTGGGGGAAAAGCTCGAATGCTTGAAGTGCTGGCAGGGGAAAAGGTTTCTCCCAATCCATTTCCatgctgttgctgctgctgtttgCCCCTTATCAACATTACCAG TACAAATCTGAGATGGATGATGATTGCTGTACTACAGCTCTCTGTGGTCCGAACACTCCTGTTCTTCATCACTCTCGTCCTCTGGACAGACGAACAGTATGACTATGGGGAT GTGGATTCTGTGGATCCCAACATTTATGTAAATGCAATCATTGGTGTGTCCACTTTTCTCTCCTTCTATGGCTACCTGCTGTTTTATAAGGCAACCAGGAAAGCACTGCATGGTTATGAGCTTCGAGCTAAATTTATTTGTATCATTGTTGTCTTAGTATTGTGTGGACTGCAAAATGGCATTTTGGAAACTACAGGGGCACTAAAGGTCATACCATGTGCACCTCCCTTCTCTGCACTGTTTCGCTCTCAGT TAATCTACCATTATGCAGTGATTGTGGAGATGTTCTGCATTAGCCTCTTTGCTCGGAACATCTTCCGTAAAGTGGAGCTGAGTCCAGAGTATGCATACGAGCTTGAAGAGGGGCTCACCCATCATAAGGAGGTTCAAACAGAGGATGTGTTGCCTCTTGCAGTGCAGTTGAACTCTCAGACAGAGGACCCGTCTTGCTCGAACCCGGCCTACAGCAGCGATAGTGAGGACAGCCTCTGCAGAATTGAACATGCTCCACTGGACCACTTTCCCTTTCCACTACAATCCAGACATCTTCAGTTCACACGGTCAGAGAGTGACAGTGTGAAGCTAAGTGAAGAGTGTAAGAGCACAGAGTCACCAACTATCACAGTCAGTGCTGAGATCAACTATGTGGAAAATCCGGATGTGACTGTTGTATAG
- the suv39h1a gene encoding histone-lysine N-methyltransferase SUV39H1-A isoform X1, which translates to MALNLKGCRVCCKYSFDELGAVCRRQKLRCNQLSVTKQDFDDYVVDYLCNYRKIKGQEFFLVKWKGYSESEKTWEPQGNLKCPKILRQFKKDMRLALLRANKPLDSKSLDASSVSFLLKRAKQQVKLRRWEEEVNRVSRHKGRIFVLNDVDLDGPPKDFTYISDYKFGRGVKLSQAAVGCECMDCIKEPVKGCCAGASEHCTAYNDSMQVKIMPGLPIYECNSQCYCGPDCKNRVVQRGLQYDLCIFKTANGRGWGVRTLERIQKNAFVIEYLGEIITSEEAERRGEMYDQQGVTYLFDLDYIVDEFTVDAAHYGNISHFINHSCNPNLQVYNVFIDNLDERLPRIAFFATRQIKAGEELTFDYKMTIDEIDAESTKMDANFSRAGLQGTPIKRNRMECKCGVENCRKYLF; encoded by the exons ATGGCGCTAAATTTAAAAG GCTGCAGAGTCTGCTGTAAATACTCATTTGATGAGTTGGGAGCTGTGTGCAGAAGACAGAAACTGAGGTGCAATCAGCTGTCAGTAACCAAGCAGGACTTTGACGACTATGTAGTGGATTACTTATGTAATTACAGAAAAATCAAG GGTCAGGAGTTTTTCTTGGTAAAATGGAAAGGTTACTCAGAGTCTGAGAAAACATGGGAACCACAGGGAAACCTAAAATGCCCCAAAATCCTTCGACAGTTCAAGAAAGACATGCGCTTAGCACTTCTCCGCGCCAACAAGCCGCTAGACTCCAAATCACTGGATGCTTCATCAGTTTCCTTCCTGCTCAAAAGAGCCAAGCAACAGGTCAAGCTGCGCCGCTGGGAGGAAGAGGTGAACCGCGTCAGCAGGCACAAGGGCCGCATCTTTGTGTTGAATGACGTGGACCTGGACGGCCCTCCAAAAGACTTTACCTATATCAGTGACTACAAGTTCGGGAGAGGTGTGAAGCTGAGCCAGGCGGCAGTAGGCTGCGAGTGCATGGACTGTATTAAAGAGCCAGTCAAGGGCTGCTGTGCTGGGGCATCGGAACACTGTACGGCGTACAACGACAGCATGCAGGTCAAAATCATGCCCGGTCTGCCTATCTATGAATGTAACTCACAGTGCTATTGTGGGCCGGACTGTAAGAACAGAGTGGTGCAGAGGGGTCTGCAGTATGACCTGTGCATCTTTAAGACGGCCAATGGAAGGGGCTGGGGTGTTCGCACGCTCGAGAGGATTCAAAAGAACGCATTCGTCATCGAGTACCTTGGAGAG ATTATTACATCAGAAGAGGCTGAGAGGAGAGGAGAAATGTATGATCAGCAGGGAGTTACCTACTTGTTTGATCTGGATTATATAGTAGATGAGTTTACTGTGGATGCGGCTCACTATGGAAACATTTCTCACTTTATCAACCACAGT TGCAACCCGAACTTGCAGGTGTATAACGTTTTCATTGATAATTTGGACGAACGTCTTCCAAGGATCGCTTTTTTTGCAACCCGCCAAATTAAAGCAGGGGAGGAGCTCACTTTTGACTACAAAATGACAA TTGATGAAATAGATGCAGAGAGCACAAAAATGGATGCTAATTTCTCCCGAGCAGGGTTGCAGGGCACACCTATCAAACGCAACCGCATGGAGTGCAAATGTGGGGTAGAAAACTGCAGAAAATACCTCTTTTAA
- the suv39h1a gene encoding histone-lysine N-methyltransferase SUV39H1-A isoform X2, whose translation MNCSSPVPATLMQPRTMMLPPPCLTVGCRVCCKYSFDELGAVCRRQKLRCNQLSVTKQDFDDYVVDYLCNYRKIKGQEFFLVKWKGYSESEKTWEPQGNLKCPKILRQFKKDMRLALLRANKPLDSKSLDASSVSFLLKRAKQQVKLRRWEEEVNRVSRHKGRIFVLNDVDLDGPPKDFTYISDYKFGRGVKLSQAAVGCECMDCIKEPVKGCCAGASEHCTAYNDSMQVKIMPGLPIYECNSQCYCGPDCKNRVVQRGLQYDLCIFKTANGRGWGVRTLERIQKNAFVIEYLGEIITSEEAERRGEMYDQQGVTYLFDLDYIVDEFTVDAAHYGNISHFINHSCNPNLQVYNVFIDNLDERLPRIAFFATRQIKAGEELTFDYKMTIDEIDAESTKMDANFSRAGLQGTPIKRNRMECKCGVENCRKYLF comes from the exons atgaactgcagctccccagtgccagcaacactcatgcagcccaggaccatgatgctaccaccaccatgcttgactgtag GCTGCAGAGTCTGCTGTAAATACTCATTTGATGAGTTGGGAGCTGTGTGCAGAAGACAGAAACTGAGGTGCAATCAGCTGTCAGTAACCAAGCAGGACTTTGACGACTATGTAGTGGATTACTTATGTAATTACAGAAAAATCAAG GGTCAGGAGTTTTTCTTGGTAAAATGGAAAGGTTACTCAGAGTCTGAGAAAACATGGGAACCACAGGGAAACCTAAAATGCCCCAAAATCCTTCGACAGTTCAAGAAAGACATGCGCTTAGCACTTCTCCGCGCCAACAAGCCGCTAGACTCCAAATCACTGGATGCTTCATCAGTTTCCTTCCTGCTCAAAAGAGCCAAGCAACAGGTCAAGCTGCGCCGCTGGGAGGAAGAGGTGAACCGCGTCAGCAGGCACAAGGGCCGCATCTTTGTGTTGAATGACGTGGACCTGGACGGCCCTCCAAAAGACTTTACCTATATCAGTGACTACAAGTTCGGGAGAGGTGTGAAGCTGAGCCAGGCGGCAGTAGGCTGCGAGTGCATGGACTGTATTAAAGAGCCAGTCAAGGGCTGCTGTGCTGGGGCATCGGAACACTGTACGGCGTACAACGACAGCATGCAGGTCAAAATCATGCCCGGTCTGCCTATCTATGAATGTAACTCACAGTGCTATTGTGGGCCGGACTGTAAGAACAGAGTGGTGCAGAGGGGTCTGCAGTATGACCTGTGCATCTTTAAGACGGCCAATGGAAGGGGCTGGGGTGTTCGCACGCTCGAGAGGATTCAAAAGAACGCATTCGTCATCGAGTACCTTGGAGAG ATTATTACATCAGAAGAGGCTGAGAGGAGAGGAGAAATGTATGATCAGCAGGGAGTTACCTACTTGTTTGATCTGGATTATATAGTAGATGAGTTTACTGTGGATGCGGCTCACTATGGAAACATTTCTCACTTTATCAACCACAGT TGCAACCCGAACTTGCAGGTGTATAACGTTTTCATTGATAATTTGGACGAACGTCTTCCAAGGATCGCTTTTTTTGCAACCCGCCAAATTAAAGCAGGGGAGGAGCTCACTTTTGACTACAAAATGACAA TTGATGAAATAGATGCAGAGAGCACAAAAATGGATGCTAATTTCTCCCGAGCAGGGTTGCAGGGCACACCTATCAAACGCAACCGCATGGAGTGCAAATGTGGGGTAGAAAACTGCAGAAAATACCTCTTTTAA